Proteins encoded together in one Gemmatimonadota bacterium DH-78 window:
- a CDS encoding sigma-54 dependent transcriptional regulator, whose product MTPADAPPRILIADDQADVVEALRLLLKGEGFGIVTASSPAGVLRAVQDEPLDVVLMDLNYTRDTTSGREGLDLLARLRAADDTLPVVVMTAWGSVEGAVEAMRRGARDYVEKPWDNDRLLITLRTQAELGRALRRTQQMEGENLELRKSDLPALIAESKAMQPALDMMERVGPSLANVLITGEHGTGKEVVARWLHAASDRSSKPLVAVNVGGFSEGVFESEIFGHVKGAFTDAKSDRVGCFEMADRGTLFLDEIANITLQQQAKLLRLLETGEVQRVGASKVRKVDVRVLSATNADLGEAVREGGFREDLLYRLNTVEIRLPPLRERREDIVPLALHFLRREATRYGRDLSGFSREATDALLRHEWPGNVRELEHTMERAVLMARGSEVSVADLSLRRRGDDGAGSMDRLTLDEAERLLIEKALERHGGNVSRAAEALGLSRSALYRRLQRHDLSAS is encoded by the coding sequence ATGACCCCCGCCGACGCCCCTCCGCGCATTCTGATCGCCGACGACCAGGCCGATGTGGTCGAGGCTCTTCGCCTGCTGCTCAAGGGCGAGGGCTTCGGCATCGTCACCGCGTCGTCGCCGGCCGGGGTGCTGCGCGCCGTGCAGGACGAGCCGCTCGACGTGGTGCTGATGGATCTGAACTACACCCGAGACACCACCTCGGGGCGGGAGGGGCTCGACCTGCTCGCCCGGCTCCGGGCGGCCGACGACACCCTTCCGGTGGTGGTCATGACGGCGTGGGGGAGTGTAGAGGGCGCGGTCGAGGCCATGCGGCGCGGGGCCCGGGACTACGTCGAGAAGCCGTGGGACAACGACCGGCTTCTGATTACCCTGCGCACCCAGGCCGAACTCGGGCGCGCGCTCCGGCGCACCCAGCAGATGGAGGGGGAGAACCTCGAACTGCGGAAGAGCGACCTGCCTGCCCTGATCGCCGAGTCGAAGGCGATGCAGCCGGCGCTCGACATGATGGAGCGGGTGGGCCCCTCGCTCGCCAACGTGCTGATCACGGGCGAGCACGGAACCGGCAAGGAGGTGGTGGCCCGCTGGCTCCACGCCGCGAGCGATCGATCGTCCAAGCCGTTGGTGGCCGTGAATGTAGGCGGCTTCAGCGAAGGGGTGTTCGAGAGCGAGATCTTCGGGCACGTGAAGGGCGCCTTCACCGACGCCAAGAGCGATCGGGTGGGCTGTTTCGAGATGGCCGACCGCGGCACCCTCTTCCTCGACGAGATCGCCAACATCACCCTGCAGCAGCAGGCCAAGCTGCTCCGGCTGCTCGAGACCGGCGAGGTGCAGCGGGTGGGCGCCTCGAAAGTGCGGAAGGTGGATGTGCGCGTGCTGTCGGCCACCAACGCCGACCTCGGCGAGGCGGTTCGGGAAGGGGGATTCCGCGAGGACCTGCTCTATCGGCTCAACACGGTCGAGATCCGGCTGCCGCCCCTGCGGGAGCGTCGTGAAGACATCGTGCCGTTGGCGCTCCACTTCCTGCGGCGCGAGGCCACCCGGTACGGTCGCGATCTGTCGGGTTTCTCACGCGAGGCCACCGACGCCCTCCTCCGGCACGAGTGGCCCGGCAACGTTCGCGAACTCGAGCACACCATGGAGCGCGCGGTGTTGATGGCCCGGGGCTCCGAGGTGTCGGTGGCCGACCTGTCGCTGCGGCGCCGCGGCGACGACGGCGCGGGCTCGATGGATCGGCTCACCCTCGACGAAGCCGAGCGGCTGCTGATCGAGAAGGCGCTGGAACGGCACGGTGGGAACGTGAGCCGGGCGGCCGAGGCGCTGGGCCTGTCGCGGAGTGCGCTGTATCGGCGTCTTCAGCGACACGACCTCTCGGCGTCGTAG
- a CDS encoding ATP-binding protein, whose product MDRPRTAEPEGRSGAGRSLRRMTHDRRIVLLALMAGLPGVAVALALLWTGDYAPRLAALVTGFLVVLWLAAAFALRDRVVRPLQTLANMLAALREGDFSIRARIPEEGATDPLSLTYVELNALEEILREQRLGAVEATELLRKVLEEVDLAIFAFDEDERLRLVNRAGARLLGQPADRVIGRTASELRLTEGLEGITPRTIELTHPGGQGRFELRRNVVRQEGLPLQLLVLSDLSRALREEERQAWKRIVRVLSHEINNSLAPITSITGSLRSLLDREPRPDDLEQDLDSGLAVIRSRAEALGRFMAAYAKLARLPEPDLGPVKVEALVRRVAALETRIPVVVVGGPDVTLQADPDQLEQVLINLIRNATDATVGADGAGPSTGGVQVRWIQREARLHILIEDEGPGVSATANLFVPFYTTKPGGSGIGLVLCRQIAEGHGGSLELENRHDGRGASARLTLPTDL is encoded by the coding sequence ATGGACCGACCGCGCACCGCAGAGCCGGAGGGGCGGTCGGGGGCGGGCCGCTCGCTCCGCCGCATGACGCACGATCGGCGCATCGTGCTGCTCGCGCTCATGGCCGGGCTGCCGGGCGTTGCGGTGGCCCTCGCCCTGCTCTGGACGGGCGACTACGCACCGAGGCTCGCGGCGCTCGTGACGGGCTTTCTCGTCGTGCTCTGGCTCGCGGCCGCCTTCGCGCTCCGCGACCGGGTGGTCCGCCCGCTCCAGACGCTGGCGAACATGCTGGCCGCGCTGCGAGAGGGCGACTTCTCGATCCGCGCGCGCATTCCGGAAGAGGGCGCCACCGATCCGCTGTCGCTCACCTATGTCGAACTCAACGCCCTCGAGGAGATTCTGAGGGAGCAGCGGCTCGGAGCGGTGGAAGCCACCGAACTGCTTCGGAAGGTGCTCGAAGAGGTCGATCTGGCCATCTTCGCCTTCGACGAAGACGAGCGGCTCCGCCTGGTGAACCGCGCGGGTGCGCGACTGCTCGGGCAGCCCGCCGATCGGGTGATCGGGCGCACGGCCTCGGAACTGCGCCTCACCGAGGGGCTCGAGGGGATCACCCCCCGCACGATCGAACTCACGCACCCGGGTGGACAGGGACGCTTCGAACTGCGCCGCAACGTGGTTCGTCAGGAGGGACTCCCTCTCCAGCTGCTCGTGCTCTCCGATCTCAGTCGGGCGCTGCGGGAGGAGGAACGCCAGGCGTGGAAACGCATCGTGCGCGTGCTCTCGCACGAGATCAACAACTCGCTCGCGCCGATCACCTCGATCACCGGCAGCCTGCGCAGTCTCCTGGATCGCGAGCCGCGTCCCGACGATCTCGAGCAGGACCTCGACAGCGGGCTGGCGGTGATCCGGAGTCGGGCCGAGGCGCTGGGCCGCTTCATGGCCGCCTACGCCAAGCTCGCCCGCCTCCCGGAGCCCGATCTGGGACCGGTGAAGGTGGAGGCGCTGGTGCGGCGCGTGGCCGCGCTCGAGACGCGCATTCCGGTGGTGGTCGTGGGCGGTCCCGACGTCACGCTGCAGGCCGATCCGGATCAGCTGGAGCAGGTGCTGATCAACCTGATCCGCAACGCCACCGACGCCACGGTCGGCGCCGACGGAGCCGGGCCCTCCACGGGGGGCGTACAGGTGCGCTGGATCCAGCGCGAGGCGAGGCTCCACATCCTCATCGAGGACGAGGGCCCGGGCGTGTCGGCCACGGCGAACCTCTTCGTGCCCTTCTACACCACCAAGCCGGGCGGCTCGGGCATCGGCCTGGTGCTCTGTCGCCAGATCGCCGAGGGCCACGGCGGGTCGCTCGAACTGGAGAACCGCCACGACGGGCGCGGTGCGAGTGCGAGACTGACCCTGCCGACGGATCTGTGA
- a CDS encoding SCO family protein, protein MLRLTLGVVTGLLATLVYFGARGTGPDATGDPADYDPFLAEPLPAPPLDLTDSEGAPVTLERLRGRVAALFFGYTQCPDVCPITLAQLSRIQEELDPEGERLQIVFVSLDPVRDTAEVLERFTQSFHPGVIAATGEVESLRAQVLEYGIGFVYRPRAGGAADSVAPSPGGRLGDDYLVDHTARTFLIDEQGMLVAQVLPETSSDVLKRAIERVIDG, encoded by the coding sequence ATGCTCAGACTCACCCTCGGCGTCGTCACCGGCCTGCTCGCGACCCTGGTCTATTTCGGGGCGCGCGGCACCGGACCCGATGCGACGGGCGACCCCGCCGACTACGACCCCTTTCTCGCCGAGCCGCTGCCGGCACCACCCCTCGACCTGACCGATTCCGAGGGCGCGCCGGTCACCCTCGAGCGACTCCGCGGCCGGGTGGCGGCCCTCTTCTTCGGCTACACGCAGTGCCCCGACGTCTGCCCGATCACGCTGGCGCAGCTCTCGCGGATCCAGGAAGAGCTCGATCCCGAGGGAGAGCGACTCCAGATCGTGTTCGTGAGCCTCGATCCGGTGCGCGACACCGCCGAGGTGCTCGAGCGGTTCACGCAATCCTTCCACCCCGGCGTGATCGCCGCCACCGGCGAGGTGGAGTCGCTGCGCGCCCAGGTGCTGGAGTACGGCATCGGGTTCGTGTATCGACCCCGCGCGGGCGGAGCGGCCGACAGCGTCGCACCCTCGCCGGGCGGTCGTTTGGGCGACGACTACCTCGTCGACCACACGGCGCGAACCTTCCTGATCGACGAACAGGGCATGCTGGTGGCCCAGGTGCTGCCGGAGACGTCGAGCGACGTCCTGAAGCGGGCGATCGAGCGGGTGATCGACGGATGA
- a CDS encoding sigma-70 family RNA polymerase sigma factor, whose protein sequence is MTEQQQIERARAGDPRAFRELYEAHVDRVYRLAYRMCGDDDMARDMTQETFIRVHERLAQFRGDAAFSTWLHSIAVSITLNGLRRRKRTSGREHDLDEVAPMAAAPLARAEPDLRDRLRTAIESLPEIYRAVFVMHDMEGYNHREIATALEVAEGTSKARLSRARSRLRDALDDFAPEYAR, encoded by the coding sequence TTGACGGAACAGCAACAGATCGAACGGGCTCGAGCGGGAGACCCGCGGGCCTTTCGGGAGCTCTACGAGGCGCACGTGGACCGCGTGTACCGGCTGGCGTACCGCATGTGTGGAGACGACGACATGGCTCGCGACATGACGCAGGAGACCTTCATTCGGGTCCACGAGCGCCTCGCGCAGTTCCGGGGCGACGCCGCCTTCTCCACCTGGCTGCACTCCATCGCGGTGTCGATCACCCTCAACGGGCTGCGTCGCCGCAAGCGCACCTCGGGTCGCGAACACGATCTCGACGAGGTGGCCCCGATGGCCGCGGCCCCGCTCGCTCGAGCCGAGCCCGATCTGCGGGATCGGCTGCGCACGGCGATCGAGTCGCTGCCCGAGATCTACCGCGCCGTCTTCGTGATGCACGACATGGAAGGCTACAACCACCGCGAGATCGCGACGGCGCTCGAAGTGGCCGAAGGGACCTCGAAGGCGCGCCTGAGTCGGGCACGGTCCCGGCTGCGCGACGCGCTCGACGATTTCGCACCGGAGTACGCGCGATGA
- a CDS encoding HEAT repeat domain-containing protein, whose product MRRMWTRGLVVAALGLLGGTGLQAQSATARVDRVRAETELREAAARAELRGTRTEIALSRAQSAATLRAVEAELAQVRAVGLATTRSALRASAAEVARVTAEVDAVASATVARSLGSVSQRSARAGAELRAAERAIAQQGAALRSRVARGAAVEARALEPRPEERVPEAWLPQDPADSLYRAARARLNDRRYAEAARTFASIRSDYPRSGYVGDTFYFEALARSRVGGQDQLRTALELLTVQRREHAQAATVSDARALQVRIESELARRGDAQAAQSIMGVAQGAGQGRGSNSSSASQGQVACDEEEQAMRATALSALLHLDPERARPILQEVLRTRDDCAAELRAQAVFILADQGGDDPATVDLLLDLAHRNPDPDPEVREAAVFWLSQTGRDDAVDALIEILRSGTADAEVAEQAIFALGQTGNPRAFETLRDFAADSDADLELREGAIFWLGQHDQGGAGFLRSLYSSLDDADLKEGVLHSVAQSGTPEAMEWLMGRALDPQEDIEVRKTALFWAGQAGLTPAQALDLYRSSTDTELREQAIFVLTQVADDGEAVEALMDIARTEENPELRQNAVFWLGQSDDPRVVEFLMELIRGGGDR is encoded by the coding sequence ATGCGACGGATGTGGACGAGGGGCCTGGTGGTGGCTGCGCTGGGTCTACTGGGTGGAACGGGGCTGCAGGCGCAGAGTGCCACGGCTCGTGTGGATCGGGTCCGCGCGGAGACGGAACTGCGCGAAGCGGCCGCTCGGGCGGAGTTGCGGGGGACGCGCACGGAGATCGCCCTGAGCCGGGCGCAATCGGCCGCCACCCTGCGCGCCGTCGAGGCGGAGTTGGCGCAGGTGCGCGCCGTGGGGCTCGCGACGACGCGCAGCGCTCTTCGGGCCTCGGCGGCCGAAGTGGCCCGTGTCACCGCGGAGGTCGATGCGGTGGCGTCGGCCACCGTCGCCCGTTCCCTCGGCTCGGTGTCGCAGCGTTCGGCGCGAGCCGGGGCCGAACTGCGCGCGGCCGAGAGGGCGATCGCGCAGCAGGGCGCCGCCCTGCGGAGCCGGGTCGCGCGTGGCGCCGCCGTAGAGGCGCGGGCCCTCGAGCCGCGCCCGGAGGAGCGGGTGCCGGAGGCCTGGCTCCCCCAGGACCCGGCCGACTCTCTGTATCGAGCGGCCCGCGCGCGGCTGAACGACCGGCGCTACGCCGAGGCCGCCCGCACCTTCGCCTCGATCCGCTCCGACTACCCCCGGTCGGGGTACGTGGGGGACACCTTCTACTTCGAGGCGCTCGCGCGATCGCGGGTCGGCGGACAGGACCAGCTGCGTACCGCGCTCGAACTGCTGACGGTCCAGCGTCGCGAGCACGCGCAGGCGGCCACCGTGTCGGATGCGCGCGCACTGCAGGTCCGGATCGAGAGTGAACTCGCCCGCCGCGGCGACGCGCAGGCCGCGCAGTCGATCATGGGAGTCGCCCAGGGGGCGGGGCAGGGGCGCGGAAGCAATTCGAGCTCCGCGTCGCAGGGGCAGGTGGCCTGCGACGAGGAAGAGCAGGCCATGCGCGCCACCGCGCTGAGCGCGCTGTTGCACCTCGACCCGGAGCGCGCCCGTCCCATCCTGCAGGAGGTGCTCCGCACCCGCGACGACTGCGCGGCGGAGCTCCGGGCGCAGGCGGTCTTCATTCTCGCCGATCAGGGCGGGGACGACCCGGCCACCGTCGACCTGCTTCTCGACCTGGCGCACCGAAACCCCGACCCCGACCCCGAGGTGCGCGAGGCGGCGGTGTTCTGGCTTTCGCAGACGGGCCGTGACGATGCGGTCGACGCGCTCATCGAGATCCTCCGGTCGGGCACGGCGGACGCCGAGGTGGCCGAGCAGGCCATCTTCGCGCTCGGGCAGACCGGCAACCCCCGAGCCTTCGAGACGCTGCGCGACTTCGCCGCCGATTCCGACGCCGACCTCGAGTTGCGCGAGGGGGCCATCTTCTGGCTCGGCCAGCACGACCAGGGCGGAGCCGGTTTCCTCCGCTCACTCTATTCGTCGCTCGACGATGCCGACCTGAAGGAAGGGGTGCTGCACTCGGTGGCCCAGTCGGGCACGCCCGAGGCCATGGAGTGGCTGATGGGGCGGGCGCTGGATCCGCAGGAAGACATCGAGGTGCGCAAGACGGCCCTCTTCTGGGCGGGCCAGGCGGGCCTCACGCCCGCTCAGGCGCTCGACCTGTATCGGAGTTCGACCGACACGGAGCTGCGGGAACAGGCGATCTTCGTGCTCACGCAGGTGGCCGACGATGGCGAAGCGGTCGAGGCGCTCATGGACATCGCGCGCACCGAGGAGAACCCCGAGCTCCGTCAGAACGCGGTGTTCTGGCTCGGTCAGAGCGACGACCCCCGAGTGGTGGAGTTCCTCATGGAGCTCATCCGCGGGGGTGGAGACCGATGA
- a CDS encoding HEAT repeat domain-containing protein produces MSGLRLGPLGAAAVAVLLLPAAGAAQSGDELGERIAAASGDRVTFHFDVEPDVRVCENGFSRGDERRFHGSWNGGEPRCVEGPMEVLIERRAGVIHEVDYGPTGSHAGARDLGRVDPLEASAFLLTLHARGARSDAAEDGLAGAVVARGAEPGRGLIELGRNRSLDSDLRQAALFWASQEAAEGIDTTLAGIAADEAEDQDVRDAAVFGLSQRPDAEAVPALMDLALSAPHVQTRKTALFWLSQSDDGRVPDFFAQLILGSGG; encoded by the coding sequence ATGAGTGGCCTGCGACTCGGGCCCCTCGGCGCGGCGGCCGTCGCCGTGCTCCTGCTTCCGGCGGCGGGTGCGGCGCAGTCCGGCGATGAGCTCGGCGAGCGGATCGCGGCGGCGTCGGGCGACCGGGTGACCTTCCACTTCGATGTGGAGCCCGACGTTCGGGTGTGCGAGAACGGGTTCTCGCGCGGCGACGAACGGCGATTCCACGGTTCGTGGAACGGGGGTGAGCCCCGGTGCGTCGAGGGACCGATGGAGGTGCTGATCGAGCGGCGCGCCGGAGTGATCCACGAAGTCGACTACGGACCCACCGGGTCCCATGCGGGTGCCCGCGATCTCGGGCGGGTGGATCCGCTCGAGGCCTCCGCCTTCCTGCTGACGTTGCACGCTCGGGGCGCCCGCTCCGACGCGGCCGAAGACGGGCTCGCGGGCGCGGTGGTGGCACGCGGTGCGGAGCCCGGCCGCGGACTCATCGAGTTGGGCCGGAACCGGAGCCTCGACTCCGACCTTCGCCAGGCCGCCCTCTTCTGGGCCTCGCAGGAGGCCGCCGAGGGGATCGATACCACCCTGGCGGGCATCGCGGCCGACGAGGCCGAGGATCAGGATGTGCGCGATGCGGCGGTCTTTGGCCTGTCGCAGCGACCCGATGCCGAGGCGGTGCCGGCCCTCATGGATCTCGCCCTGAGCGCGCCCCACGTCCAGACCCGAAAGACGGCTCTCTTCTGGCTCTCGCAGTCGGACGATGGGCGGGTGCCGGACTTCTTCGCGCAGCTGATTCTCGGCAGCGGCGGCTGA
- a CDS encoding GGDEF domain-containing response regulator, which produces MDRVFPSRVSVLLVEADPSGADTLRQRLEQAGGLDAVSLEVEQATTLDTAVERLARGSVDVVLLDLFLPDSEGLTTFERASAFAPDVPFIILTDVVDDELAVSTVQGGAQDYLVRSEVRPAVLGRAILYAIERHRLMSALRSLSLIDDLTGLYNRRGFTELGEQYLKLAWRSGRAITLVYLDVDRFKSINDTLGHLVGDKALKRVAEILRATFRRSDIIARLGGDEFAVLALETTGEPAEWLAQRLREGVSMHNVSTNEPFRLEASVGVARSFGDPKVDLDDLLAQADAAMYREKRTKKRAVYL; this is translated from the coding sequence ATGGATCGCGTCTTCCCTTCACGAGTCTCCGTCCTCCTTGTGGAGGCGGATCCCTCCGGTGCCGACACCCTCCGGCAGCGGCTCGAACAGGCCGGGGGACTCGACGCGGTGTCGCTGGAGGTGGAGCAGGCCACCACCCTCGACACGGCGGTCGAGCGCCTCGCGCGTGGGTCGGTCGACGTGGTCCTCCTCGACCTCTTCCTGCCCGACTCCGAAGGGCTGACCACCTTCGAGCGCGCCTCGGCCTTCGCTCCCGACGTCCCGTTCATCATCCTGACCGACGTCGTCGACGACGAGTTGGCGGTGAGTACGGTACAGGGGGGCGCACAGGACTACCTCGTGCGTTCGGAGGTGCGGCCGGCGGTGCTCGGTCGGGCGATCCTCTACGCGATCGAGCGCCACCGCCTGATGTCGGCGCTCCGGAGTCTCTCTCTCATCGACGATCTCACGGGGCTGTACAACCGTCGGGGCTTCACCGAGCTGGGCGAGCAGTACCTCAAGCTGGCCTGGCGCTCGGGGAGGGCGATCACGCTCGTCTACCTCGACGTGGATCGCTTCAAGAGCATCAACGACACCCTCGGACATCTGGTGGGGGACAAGGCGCTCAAGCGGGTGGCCGAGATTCTTCGGGCCACCTTCCGGCGCTCCGACATCATCGCTCGACTGGGCGGAGACGAGTTCGCCGTGCTCGCCCTCGAGACCACCGGGGAGCCGGCCGAGTGGCTCGCTCAGCGGCTTCGGGAGGGGGTGTCGATGCACAACGTGTCCACCAACGAGCCCTTCCGTCTCGAGGCGTCGGTGGGAGTGGCGCGCTCCTTCGGCGATCCCAAGGTCGATCTGGACGACCTCCTGGCGCAGGCCGACGCCGCCATGTACCGCGAGAAGCGCACGAAGAAGAGGGCGGTGTATCTGTAG
- a CDS encoding porin, which yields MRSTLWSLVALAAFALPATAQDVVRVGDAEIRFGGRLHIQYEQGSALDAEPGRVFARRARLKAEVRWGDAFEARLQPDFAGGEPELEDAWVALRPWPALRVSMGQFNRTLEVFELASSNDLPIIERDARVGGGPSCAGIDGVCSLSNLLGELDFVGRDQGLRVEWDLGDGLVVSSTLTNGPGANRADENRAKSLSVRTEFSPRDGLAVGVFYGLHDYLVDAESSDPDTRYAEAIGVDVVAGTWRDGPRFQGGFAWGDNWRAGEDARFRGVHLLGSWYLPLRGEGVFAALEPLLRLGWADGEVGAEGPGRGFVVTPGVAAYVQGRNRVALNLDVVDPTVGAVRWSLKLQSYAVF from the coding sequence GTGCGATCCACCCTCTGGTCCCTCGTCGCGCTCGCCGCATTCGCTCTCCCGGCGACCGCTCAGGATGTGGTTCGCGTCGGCGACGCCGAGATTCGCTTCGGCGGCAGGCTTCACATTCAGTACGAGCAGGGGTCGGCCCTCGACGCCGAGCCCGGGCGGGTGTTCGCGCGTCGCGCCCGCCTGAAGGCCGAAGTGCGGTGGGGCGATGCCTTCGAGGCCCGACTCCAGCCCGATTTCGCGGGCGGCGAGCCCGAGCTCGAAGACGCCTGGGTGGCGCTTCGCCCCTGGCCCGCCCTGCGCGTGAGCATGGGCCAGTTCAATCGCACCCTCGAGGTCTTCGAGCTCGCGAGTTCGAACGATCTGCCCATCATCGAGCGCGACGCGAGAGTGGGCGGCGGACCCTCCTGCGCGGGGATCGACGGGGTGTGCAGCCTCTCCAACCTGCTCGGAGAGCTGGATTTCGTGGGGCGGGATCAGGGACTCCGCGTGGAGTGGGATCTGGGCGACGGCCTCGTCGTTTCCTCGACCCTCACGAACGGTCCGGGCGCGAACCGGGCCGACGAGAACCGGGCGAAGTCCCTGTCGGTGCGAACCGAGTTCAGCCCCCGCGACGGGCTCGCGGTGGGGGTCTTCTACGGCCTGCACGACTACCTGGTCGACGCGGAATCGAGCGACCCCGACACGCGCTACGCCGAGGCGATCGGGGTGGATGTGGTCGCCGGCACATGGCGCGACGGCCCTCGTTTCCAAGGCGGATTCGCATGGGGCGACAACTGGCGGGCGGGCGAGGACGCCCGTTTCCGCGGCGTCCACCTTCTCGGGAGCTGGTACCTGCCCCTTCGGGGCGAGGGGGTGTTCGCCGCCCTGGAGCCGCTCCTGCGTCTCGGATGGGCCGACGGCGAGGTGGGCGCCGAGGGTCCTGGACGGGGGTTCGTGGTCACCCCGGGCGTGGCCGCCTACGTGCAGGGGCGAAACCGGGTCGCGCTGAATCTCGATGTGGTCGATCCCACCGTCGGAGCGGTCCGCTGGTCGCTGAAGCTTCAGAGCTACGCGGTGTTCTGA
- the secD gene encoding protein translocase subunit SecD — translation MHLVLEVDDSLGTLTPEARAAGIDQAEQVLRTRIDEFGVEEPLIQKSGAERLIVELAGISDPERARDIIQQAAFLEFKLVEVAALSEQQLARVDRAIVTSIGVDSLRALGRDVAGPTGDLAEVLFGGAEAGDSLASDSTAVADSAETAVQAEEAPNLRPFSSLLRIGGDAPGTYLVAEEDVETARMFLSMDAVQNALPRNLSLQWGNDRESQAARNYRRLFTLVDEAFMTGEYLEDAQAQRDPQFNQAIVNFQFNRAGGRLFSRFTGANVGEYLAIVLDGEVMSAPVIRDRIGASGQIEMTGAPIEEARDLALVLRAGALTTPLRIMEERTVGPSLGQDSIEQGEVAGIIGLVLVLVIMIGYYRMAGFLSIIALSVYLLLVMGGMAGMGATLTLPGIAGLILSVGMAVDANVLIFERIREELAAGRATRTAVDEGFGHALSAIVDANVTTLITALILFQFGTGPVRGFAVTLSIGIIASFFSAIYVTRTFFLLYLQGRKASDPISI, via the coding sequence ATGCATCTCGTTCTCGAGGTCGACGACTCCCTCGGTACGCTCACCCCCGAGGCGCGCGCCGCCGGGATCGACCAGGCGGAGCAGGTGCTCCGCACGCGCATCGACGAGTTCGGCGTGGAGGAGCCCCTCATCCAGAAGTCGGGTGCGGAGCGCCTGATCGTCGAGCTGGCCGGGATCTCCGATCCGGAGCGCGCGCGCGACATCATCCAGCAGGCGGCCTTTCTCGAGTTCAAGCTCGTCGAAGTCGCCGCCCTGTCGGAGCAGCAGCTCGCCCGCGTCGACCGCGCGATCGTGACGTCGATCGGGGTGGATTCGCTCCGGGCCCTCGGCCGCGACGTGGCCGGCCCCACGGGCGATCTGGCCGAGGTGCTCTTCGGCGGTGCGGAGGCGGGTGACTCGCTCGCCTCCGACTCCACGGCGGTGGCCGATTCGGCCGAGACCGCCGTCCAGGCGGAGGAGGCACCGAACCTGCGGCCCTTCTCTTCGCTTCTGCGCATCGGCGGCGATGCGCCCGGCACCTACCTGGTGGCCGAGGAAGACGTCGAGACCGCCCGGATGTTCCTCTCGATGGACGCGGTCCAGAACGCACTGCCGCGGAATCTGTCGCTCCAGTGGGGCAACGACCGCGAGTCGCAGGCGGCGCGGAACTACCGCCGGCTGTTCACGCTGGTCGACGAAGCCTTCATGACCGGGGAGTACCTCGAGGACGCCCAGGCCCAGCGGGATCCCCAGTTCAACCAGGCGATCGTCAACTTCCAGTTCAACCGGGCCGGCGGCCGTCTGTTCTCGCGCTTCACCGGCGCGAACGTGGGCGAGTATCTGGCCATCGTGCTGGACGGCGAGGTGATGAGCGCGCCCGTGATCCGCGATCGCATCGGCGCCTCGGGACAGATCGAGATGACCGGCGCCCCGATCGAGGAGGCTCGCGATCTCGCGCTGGTCCTGCGCGCGGGTGCGCTGACCACCCCGCTCCGCATCATGGAGGAGCGCACGGTCGGGCCCTCGCTCGGGCAGGACTCGATCGAGCAGGGCGAGGTCGCCGGAATCATCGGCCTGGTTCTCGTGCTCGTGATCATGATCGGGTACTACCGCATGGCCGGCTTCCTCTCGATCATCGCGCTCAGCGTGTATCTGCTGCTCGTGATGGGAGGCATGGCGGGGATGGGGGCGACCCTCACGCTGCCCGGCATCGCGGGGCTGATTCTCTCGGTCGGCATGGCGGTCGACGCCAACGTGCTGATCTTCGAGCGGATCCGTGAGGAACTGGCGGCGGGCCGGGCCACGCGGACGGCCGTGGACGAGGGCTTCGGTCACGCGCTGTCGGCCATCGTCGACGCCAACGTCACCACGCTGATCACCGCGCTGATCCTCTTCCAGTTCGGTACCGGACCGGTGCGCGGTTTCGCGGTGACCCTGTCGATCGGTATCATCGCGTCCTTCTTCTCGGCGATCTACGTCACCCGGACCTTCTTCCTGCTCTACCTGCAGGGACGGAAGGCGTCGGATCCCATCAGCATCTGA